The Manis javanica isolate MJ-LG chromosome 2, MJ_LKY, whole genome shotgun sequence genome contains a region encoding:
- the IGFBPL1 gene encoding insulin-like growth factor-binding protein-like 1, with protein sequence MTRSPVLFPLLLLLPPLAPGLGLRSAGGRRTECGPCRPERCPAPIRCPALRIAARDECGCCASCLGAEGASCGGRAGARCGPGLVCASRTAGAAPEGTGLCVCAQRGAVCGSDGRSYPSICALRLRAWHAPSAHPGHLHKVRDGLCEFAPVVVVPPRGIHNVTGAQVYLSCEVRAVPIPVITWRKVTQSPEGTQVLEDLPGDHINIAVQVRGGPSDHEATAWILINPLRKEDEGVYQCHSANAVGQAQANSTVTVTDLGRHKAAHFPAPDDHM encoded by the exons ATGACTCGCTCACCCGTGCTCTTCCCGCTGCTGCTTCTCCTGCCGCCACTGGCCCCGGGCCTCGGGCTCCGCAGCGCTGGCGGCCGACGCACGGAGTGCGGTCCCTGCCGGCCCGAGCGCTGTCCGGCGCCCATTCGCTGCCCTGCGCTCAGAATAGCTGCGCGCGACGAGTGCGGCTGCTGCGCGAGCTGCCTGGGCGCCGAGGGCGCGAGCTGCGGGGGTCGGGCTGGCGCGCGCTGTGGCCCCGGGCTGGTGTGCGCCAGCCGCACCGCTGGGGCGGCGCCCGAGGGCACTGGGCTCTGCGTATGCGCGCAGCGCGGCGCTGTTTGCGGTTCCGACGGCCGCTCCTACCCCAGCATTTGCGCGCTGCGCCTGCGCGCCTGGCACGCGCCCAGCGCTCACCCTGGTCACTTGCACAAGGTGCGCGACGGCCTCTGCGAATTTG CTCCTGTGGTTGTTGTTCCACCCCGGGGTATACACAACGTCACCGGGGCACAGGTGTACCTGTCCTGTGAGGTGAGGGCTGTGCCCATCCCAGTCATCACATGGAGGAAG GTCACACAGTCACCTGAGGGCACGCAGGTGCTGGAGGACTTGCCTGGGGACCACATCAATATTGCTGTGCAGGTGCGAGGGGGCCCTTCTGACCATGAGGCCACAGCCTGGATTTTG ATCAACCCTCTGAGAAAAGAAGACGAGGGAGTGTACCAGTGCCATTCAGCCAATGCGGTTGGGCAGGCCCAGGCAAACAGCACAGTGACGGTTACAGATCTGGGCAGACACAAAGCTGCCCACTTCCCAGCTCCTGATGACCACATGTGA